In a genomic window of Myxococcota bacterium:
- a CDS encoding SDR family oxidoreductase yields the protein MGTIAITGASSGIGNALAERLKRDGHRVIGVDVQPTDVVADLGTPEGRAQAVREVTEHAGGALDGLVSGAALGPYCEPGPVIRVNYFGALEVLDALLPLLAKGREAAAVAISSIGAIYQEVIPEQAVPAALDACLAGDEEGAVAAIQGHDGNAAYCIAKRGLALQVRARAQAWGDRGVRLNALCPGRIATPMLDKIYDTPVMSEAVQAMPIPLGRSAPPEEMASVLAFLLGPDARYVHGSVIHADGGSDCLIRPQAL from the coding sequence ATGGGCACCATCGCCATCACGGGAGCGAGTTCGGGAATCGGCAACGCGCTGGCCGAACGGCTGAAGCGCGACGGTCACCGGGTGATCGGCGTGGACGTCCAGCCGACCGACGTCGTGGCCGACCTCGGCACGCCGGAGGGCCGCGCCCAGGCGGTTCGCGAAGTGACGGAGCACGCCGGCGGCGCGCTCGACGGTCTGGTGTCGGGCGCGGCGCTCGGCCCCTACTGCGAGCCCGGTCCGGTGATTCGCGTGAACTACTTCGGGGCGCTCGAGGTGCTCGATGCGCTGCTCCCGCTCCTGGCGAAGGGCCGCGAAGCGGCGGCCGTGGCGATCTCCTCGATCGGCGCGATCTATCAGGAGGTGATTCCCGAGCAGGCGGTGCCCGCCGCCCTCGACGCCTGCCTCGCCGGTGACGAGGAGGGCGCCGTCGCTGCGATCCAGGGGCACGACGGCAACGCGGCCTACTGCATCGCCAAGCGCGGCCTGGCCCTCCAGGTGCGCGCCCGCGCCCAGGCCTGGGGCGATCGTGGCGTGCGGTTGAACGCGCTCTGCCCGGGTCGGATTGCGACGCCGATGCTCGACAAGATCTACGACACGCCGGTGATGAGCGAGGCGGTCCAGGCCATGCCGATCCCCCTCGGTCGCAGCGCTCCGCCCGAGGAGATGGCGAGCGTGCTGGCGTTCCTGCTCGGCCCCGACGCGCGCTACGTCCACGGCTCGGTGATCCACGCCGACGGCGGCAGCGACTGCCTGATCCGACCCCAGGCGCTCTAG
- the hspQ gene encoding heat shock protein HspQ — protein MSTSTAARFSVGELVQHLRFGYRGVVFDVDPNFQGSDDWYEQVARSRPPKDAPWYHVLPDGASHTTYVAERHLAADPSTEPIEHPLLERCFAAFRDGRYHVRDQPLH, from the coding sequence ATGTCCACTTCGACGGCTGCACGGTTCTCCGTCGGTGAGCTCGTGCAGCACCTCCGCTTCGGTTACCGGGGTGTGGTCTTCGACGTCGACCCGAACTTCCAGGGAAGCGACGACTGGTACGAGCAGGTCGCGCGCTCCCGCCCGCCGAAGGACGCGCCCTGGTACCACGTGCTGCCCGACGGCGCGTCTCACACCACCTACGTGGCCGAGCGTCATCTCGCCGCCGATCCATCCACGGAACCGATCGAGCACCCGCTCCTCGAGCGCTGCTTCGCCGCCTTCCGCGACGGTCGCTACCACGTGCGGGACCAGCCGCTGCACTGA
- a CDS encoding aminoglycoside phosphotransferase family protein, which translates to MSIPDRAADIDAAWLGAALAERHPGVRVGAVEIVEQTDGTNAHARLRVRYDADAGAPERLFCKLLPQAPGWREPIAASGMGPREVRFYRQLAPELGMRVPTMHAALHREEDGAFLLLLEDILEAGCTISPGPPGVAPDAAAGALEDLAELHQRFEDRARRAREASWVEPPLYDPSYGGRMLDHALTHHRERLGAPFAAVAECYLAAAPRMHALWEEGPTTVIHGDTHIGNLFDDAGRTGFLDWGILSTGPALRDVSYFLNMALSVEDRRTHERALLRHYLAVRRAAGGTPPSEDEAWALHRLHAAYCVVASCQIVMFPDNLSPARERFSEAFLARAQAAVDDLDAMAALRAAGIHTDG; encoded by the coding sequence GTGTCCATCCCCGATCGCGCCGCAGACATCGACGCCGCCTGGCTCGGCGCGGCCCTCGCGGAACGTCACCCGGGTGTCCGGGTCGGGGCCGTCGAGATCGTGGAGCAGACCGACGGCACCAACGCCCACGCGCGCCTGCGCGTGCGCTACGACGCGGACGCCGGCGCGCCCGAGCGACTCTTCTGCAAGCTCCTCCCCCAGGCGCCGGGTTGGCGCGAACCGATTGCGGCGTCGGGGATGGGTCCGCGCGAGGTGCGTTTCTACCGACAGCTCGCGCCCGAGCTCGGCATGCGCGTTCCGACCATGCACGCTGCGCTGCATCGCGAGGAAGACGGCGCCTTCCTGCTGCTGCTCGAGGACATCCTCGAAGCGGGCTGCACGATCTCACCGGGACCGCCGGGCGTCGCTCCCGATGCCGCCGCCGGCGCCCTCGAAGACCTCGCCGAGCTGCACCAGCGCTTCGAAGACCGCGCGCGGCGCGCCCGCGAGGCGAGCTGGGTCGAGCCGCCGCTCTACGATCCGAGCTACGGCGGGCGCATGCTCGATCACGCGCTCACGCATCATCGCGAACGACTCGGCGCGCCGTTCGCAGCGGTGGCCGAGTGCTACCTCGCGGCGGCACCGCGCATGCACGCTCTCTGGGAGGAAGGACCGACCACGGTGATCCATGGCGACACCCACATCGGCAATCTCTTCGACGACGCCGGGCGCACGGGCTTCCTCGACTGGGGCATCCTCTCGACCGGGCCGGCGCTGCGCGACGTCAGCTACTTCCTCAACATGGCGCTCAGCGTCGAGGATCGGCGCACCCACGAGCGCGCGCTGCTGCGCCACTACCTCGCGGTGCGTCGCGCCGCGGGCGGGACCCCTCCGTCCGAAGACGAAGCCTGGGCACTGCACCGCCTGCACGCCGCCTACTGCGTCGTCGCGTCGTGTCAGATCGTGATGTTCCCTGACAATCTGTCGCCGGCCCGGGAACGCTTCTCCGAGGCTTTTCTGGCGCGGGCCCAGGCCGCCGTCGACGACCTCGACGCCATGGCGGCGCTCCGTGCGGCGGGGATCCACACCGACGGCTGA
- a CDS encoding molybdopterin-dependent oxidoreductase, translating into MPSHVAPSICRFCHANCGILVTVEDGRPVKVTGDPENPAYHGYTCAKGRQLPAVHAHPDRLLRSQKRTAQGFEAIASNLAMDEIAERLQAIVAEHGPRAVALYVGTYAGPHPATIPLSIGWLLAMGSRMVFTASTIDQPGKSVANALHGRWLAGSHVFDESDVWMLVGNNPLISNSGGIPPANPGRRLREAKARGMRLVVIDPRRTEVARFADVALQPRPGEDPTLLAAMLRLVLSEGLYDKEFVADHVAGVDALEAAVAPFTLEHAAARAGVEARDLERATRVFAEAARGCAVAGTGPNMAPHGNLTEYLLLCLNTLCGRWRRAGEAVPNPGALLPPGRPRAEAEAPRKGWGFGERLRVRDLTSCAAGLPTAALAEEILTPGEGQIRALVCVGSNPIAAWPDQRRTREAMESLDLLVSVDMKMSATAKLADYVIAPKLSLEVPGLSVSMEALEQTYVAHGYSEPYAQYAPPLVEPPAGADVLEEWEFFFELSKRMELPLTLYPVRAETGMQRASRRRIEVDLEKRPSTDDVLAWLMEGSRVPLETVKAHPHGAVFDDEPVVAAPADPETAARLEIGNAALLSELAGFEADAAPGGGFQLISRRMPNVYNSSGRDVEALHRGRRYNPAYLHPDDLDALGIAPGDMIRIASERDAILGVAAAAPELRRGVLSMSHCFGDADAQEDPRALGSNTGRLVDTTQHFDPHTGIPRMSAIPVAVEKWEGEAPEPAR; encoded by the coding sequence ATGCCGTCGCACGTCGCGCCCTCGATCTGCCGCTTCTGCCACGCGAACTGCGGGATCCTGGTCACCGTCGAGGACGGACGGCCGGTGAAGGTGACGGGCGATCCGGAGAACCCGGCCTACCACGGCTACACCTGCGCGAAGGGCCGCCAGCTTCCGGCGGTGCACGCCCACCCGGACCGCCTGCTCCGTTCGCAGAAGCGCACCGCGCAGGGCTTCGAAGCGATCGCGAGCAACCTCGCCATGGACGAGATCGCGGAGCGGCTCCAGGCGATCGTCGCCGAGCACGGGCCGCGGGCCGTCGCCCTCTACGTCGGCACCTACGCCGGGCCCCATCCCGCGACGATCCCCCTCTCGATCGGCTGGCTGTTGGCAATGGGCTCGCGCATGGTCTTCACCGCCAGCACGATCGACCAGCCCGGGAAGAGCGTGGCGAACGCCTTGCACGGTCGTTGGCTCGCCGGCTCCCACGTCTTCGACGAATCCGACGTCTGGATGCTCGTCGGCAACAACCCGCTGATTTCGAATTCGGGCGGCATCCCACCCGCGAACCCGGGCCGGCGCCTGCGTGAGGCGAAAGCGCGCGGGATGCGGCTCGTGGTGATCGATCCGCGCCGCACCGAGGTGGCGCGCTTCGCCGATGTCGCGCTGCAGCCGCGTCCCGGCGAAGACCCGACGCTGCTGGCCGCGATGCTGCGGCTGGTGCTGTCCGAGGGTCTCTACGACAAGGAGTTCGTCGCCGATCACGTCGCCGGCGTCGACGCCCTCGAAGCCGCCGTCGCGCCGTTCACGCTGGAGCACGCGGCGGCACGGGCTGGCGTGGAGGCCCGCGACCTCGAACGCGCGACCCGGGTGTTCGCCGAGGCCGCGCGCGGCTGCGCCGTCGCCGGGACGGGGCCGAACATGGCGCCCCACGGCAACCTCACCGAGTACCTGCTCCTGTGTCTGAACACGCTCTGCGGTCGGTGGCGCCGCGCCGGCGAGGCCGTCCCCAACCCGGGTGCGCTGCTGCCGCCGGGGCGGCCGCGGGCGGAAGCCGAAGCGCCGCGCAAGGGCTGGGGCTTCGGCGAGCGACTGCGGGTGCGCGATCTCACGAGCTGCGCGGCCGGTCTGCCGACGGCCGCGCTCGCCGAGGAGATCCTCACGCCGGGCGAAGGGCAGATCCGTGCGCTCGTATGCGTCGGCAGCAACCCGATCGCCGCCTGGCCCGACCAGCGACGGACGCGCGAGGCGATGGAGTCGCTCGACCTGCTGGTCAGCGTCGACATGAAGATGTCGGCGACCGCGAAGCTCGCCGACTACGTGATCGCGCCGAAGCTCTCCCTCGAAGTGCCGGGCCTCTCCGTCTCGATGGAGGCGCTGGAACAGACCTACGTCGCGCACGGCTACAGCGAGCCCTACGCCCAGTACGCGCCTCCACTCGTGGAACCGCCGGCCGGCGCGGACGTGCTCGAAGAGTGGGAGTTCTTCTTCGAGCTCTCGAAGCGCATGGAGCTGCCACTCACGCTCTACCCCGTGCGCGCCGAGACCGGCATGCAGCGCGCGTCACGCCGCCGGATCGAGGTCGATCTCGAGAAGCGCCCCTCCACCGACGACGTGCTGGCCTGGCTGATGGAAGGCTCGCGCGTCCCGCTCGAAACGGTCAAAGCGCACCCCCACGGCGCCGTCTTCGACGACGAGCCCGTCGTCGCCGCGCCCGCCGATCCGGAGACCGCCGCGCGTCTCGAAATCGGAAACGCGGCGTTGCTCTCGGAGCTCGCTGGCTTCGAAGCGGACGCGGCGCCGGGCGGCGGCTTCCAGCTGATCTCCCGCCGCATGCCCAACGTCTACAACTCGTCCGGGCGCGACGTGGAGGCCTTGCACCGCGGACGCCGCTACAACCCGGCCTACCTGCACCCCGACGATCTCGACGCCCTCGGGATCGCTCCGGGCGACATGATTCGAATCGCCTCCGAGCGCGACGCGATCCTCGGTGTGGCGGCGGCCGCGCCGGAGCTCCGACGCGGCGTTCTGTCGATGTCCCACTGCTTCGGTGACGCCGACGCGCAAGAAGACCCGCGCGCACTCGGCAGCAACACGGGCCGTCTGGTCGACACCACCCAGCACTTCGACCCCCACACCGGCATCCCGCGTATGAGCGCGATCCCGGTGGCGGTCGAGAAGTGGGAAGGCGAAGCGCCCGAACCCGCGCGCTAG
- a CDS encoding SDR family oxidoreductase: MSSILDRFRIDGQVAIVTGAGRGIGAATALAYADAGADVVVAARTVSQIEETAEQVRARGRRALAIPCDVLEADQRENLVAKALDEFGRLDILVNNAGGWPPKPTLDTSEKEFETCFRFNVTTAFELSRIAVPKIAATAGTGCVVNISSVAGRWNAAGFAAYGTAKSALSFLTRQLAQDFAPKVRVNAIAVGSIKTEALGTILNDDLEQAMVKMTPMDRLGEVEDISACALYLASPAASYVTGEIYGVNGGLTTLNFDMPRAAI; the protein is encoded by the coding sequence ATGAGCAGCATTCTCGACCGCTTCCGCATCGACGGGCAGGTCGCCATCGTGACTGGCGCCGGCCGCGGCATCGGTGCCGCCACCGCCCTCGCCTACGCCGATGCCGGCGCCGACGTCGTCGTCGCCGCTCGCACCGTGTCCCAGATCGAGGAGACCGCCGAGCAGGTGCGCGCACGCGGACGCCGCGCCCTGGCCATCCCCTGCGACGTCCTCGAGGCCGACCAGCGCGAGAACCTCGTGGCGAAGGCCCTCGACGAGTTCGGTCGCCTGGACATCCTGGTCAACAACGCGGGCGGCTGGCCGCCGAAGCCCACCCTCGACACGAGCGAGAAGGAGTTCGAGACCTGCTTCCGCTTCAACGTCACCACCGCCTTCGAGCTCTCGCGGATCGCGGTGCCGAAGATCGCCGCCACCGCGGGGACCGGCTGTGTCGTGAACATCTCGTCGGTGGCCGGGCGCTGGAACGCGGCGGGCTTCGCCGCCTACGGCACGGCGAAGTCGGCGCTCTCCTTCTTGACGCGGCAGCTCGCCCAGGATTTCGCTCCGAAGGTGCGCGTCAACGCGATCGCCGTCGGTTCGATCAAGACCGAGGCGCTCGGCACGATCCTGAACGACGACCTCGAGCAGGCGATGGTGAAGATGACCCCGATGGATCGCCTGGGAGAGGTCGAGGACATCTCCGCGTGCGCGCTCTACCTGGCGTCGCCGGCCGCGAGCTACGTGACGGGTGAGATCTACGGCGTGAACGGCGGGCTCACCACCCTCAACTTCGACATGCCGCGGGCGGCGATCTAG
- a CDS encoding cytochrome P450: MIYDPYSRAFQEDPYPLYQHFRDEEPCSHNPDMDFYALFRFEDVWKATLDWETMSSSLGPVLENRGQMPSDVFSIIGMDPPRHTRLRNIISRGFTPRRIAALENEIRGIAKGYLEELASEPSFDFAQAFAVKFPMDVISALVGIPPEDRDAYRTAIDQGLARDPEGGLDATKHASVINAREYMTALIDSRRETPREDLATVLGRAEFEDIDGTTRRLTDDECASFMTLLAAAGAETTAKLLTHAMVLLWKHPDQRQALFEAPDGIPQAIEEVLRYEAPSQFQGRVALRDSEWHGVTIPAGARVALVTGAAGRDEREYPDPDRFDAQRPTGREIYFGHGHHVCIGKSLARLETRIALEEIAVRFPEYAVDEAGMVRTYQAHVRGYQNLPIHTRG, translated from the coding sequence GTGATCTACGACCCCTACTCGCGCGCCTTCCAGGAAGATCCGTACCCGCTCTACCAGCACTTCCGCGACGAAGAGCCGTGCTCACACAACCCGGACATGGACTTCTATGCACTCTTCCGTTTCGAGGACGTGTGGAAGGCGACGCTCGACTGGGAGACGATGAGCTCGTCGCTGGGTCCGGTCCTCGAGAACCGCGGTCAGATGCCCTCCGACGTGTTCTCGATCATCGGAATGGATCCGCCGCGCCACACGCGATTGCGCAACATCATCAGCCGCGGTTTCACGCCGCGCCGCATCGCGGCCCTCGAGAACGAGATCCGCGGCATCGCGAAGGGCTACCTCGAGGAACTGGCCAGCGAACCCTCCTTCGACTTCGCCCAGGCGTTCGCCGTGAAGTTCCCGATGGACGTGATCAGCGCGCTGGTCGGCATCCCGCCGGAAGATCGCGACGCCTACCGCACGGCCATCGACCAGGGCCTCGCGCGCGATCCCGAGGGCGGTCTCGACGCCACGAAGCACGCGTCGGTGATCAACGCGCGCGAATACATGACGGCGCTGATCGATTCCCGTCGCGAGACCCCGCGTGAAGACCTCGCCACGGTGTTGGGGCGGGCCGAGTTCGAGGACATCGACGGCACCACCCGACGCCTCACCGACGACGAGTGCGCCTCGTTCATGACGCTGCTCGCCGCCGCCGGTGCGGAGACCACGGCGAAGCTGCTGACCCATGCGATGGTCCTGCTCTGGAAGCACCCGGACCAGCGCCAGGCGCTCTTCGAGGCGCCCGACGGCATCCCCCAGGCCATCGAAGAAGTGTTGCGTTACGAAGCGCCTTCCCAGTTCCAGGGACGCGTGGCGCTGCGCGACTCGGAGTGGCACGGGGTCACGATCCCGGCGGGCGCACGCGTGGCGCTCGTGACCGGTGCCGCCGGTCGCGACGAGCGCGAGTACCCGGATCCGGATCGCTTCGACGCGCAACGCCCGACCGGGCGCGAGATCTACTTCGGGCACGGGCACCACGTCTGCATCGGCAAGAGCCTGGCCCGCCTCGAAACCCGGATCGCCCTCGAGGAGATCGCCGTGCGCTTCCCCGAGTACGCCGTCGACGAAGCGGGCATGGTGCGCACCTATCAGGCCCACGTGCGGGGCTACCAGAACCTGCCGATCCACACCCGCGGCTAG
- a CDS encoding alpha/beta hydrolase has protein sequence MAATVYFLGSLFILAVAASTWFQVRRAGPLVPLYFFSGWVAGELALQVVAIGGVLTVAFALGGAFDEPLGVLGLGLAFVAWGVLIAGHLRAQGAKAEVDRLAQESGLAIEGDVTPTHGFLRPFDMKVAGVKRIKNVPYGPSLPGDQGGRNLLDIVLPEAPGENRPILLQIHGGAWMIGDKREQGAPLMGRLASRGWVCFAINYRLSPQAKFPDHIVDVKRAIQWIREHAHEYGANPDFLCVTGGSAGGHLTALTALSQNDPAFQPGFEDANTSVSAAVPFYGVYDFRDRLGVRGKASMEKMVAERVFQCSPEDQPELWDSLTPMLRVTADAPPFLVIQGSHDTLVYVEEAREFVRVLREKSQAPVHYLEMEGAQHAFDIFHSVRSQYAVRAVVSFLENEYARYREQAAA, from the coding sequence ATGGCCGCCACCGTCTACTTCCTCGGATCCCTGTTCATCCTGGCCGTCGCCGCCTCCACCTGGTTCCAGGTGCGACGCGCCGGGCCGCTGGTGCCGCTCTACTTCTTCAGCGGCTGGGTCGCCGGCGAGCTCGCGCTTCAGGTGGTCGCGATCGGAGGCGTCCTCACCGTCGCCTTCGCCCTCGGCGGTGCCTTCGATGAGCCCCTCGGCGTGCTCGGGCTGGGGCTCGCCTTCGTCGCGTGGGGCGTGCTGATCGCGGGGCACCTGAGGGCCCAGGGTGCGAAGGCCGAGGTCGATCGACTGGCCCAGGAGAGCGGTCTGGCCATCGAAGGCGACGTCACGCCGACCCACGGCTTCCTCCGCCCCTTCGACATGAAGGTCGCCGGCGTGAAGCGCATCAAGAACGTGCCCTACGGCCCGTCGCTGCCGGGCGACCAGGGCGGGCGCAACCTGCTCGACATCGTCCTGCCCGAAGCGCCCGGCGAGAATCGGCCGATCCTGCTGCAGATCCACGGCGGTGCCTGGATGATCGGCGACAAGCGCGAGCAAGGCGCACCGCTGATGGGACGTCTCGCCAGCCGTGGCTGGGTGTGCTTCGCGATCAACTATCGGCTCTCGCCCCAGGCGAAGTTCCCCGACCACATCGTCGACGTGAAGCGGGCGATCCAGTGGATCCGCGAACACGCCCACGAGTACGGCGCCAACCCGGACTTCCTGTGCGTCACCGGCGGTTCGGCGGGCGGCCACCTGACGGCGTTGACCGCCCTCTCCCAGAACGACCCCGCCTTCCAGCCCGGCTTCGAGGACGCCAACACGAGCGTCTCGGCCGCCGTGCCCTTCTATGGCGTGTACGACTTCCGGGATCGCCTGGGCGTCCGCGGCAAGGCGTCGATGGAGAAGATGGTCGCCGAGCGGGTGTTCCAGTGCTCCCCGGAAGATCAGCCCGAGCTGTGGGACTCGCTGACCCCGATGCTGCGAGTGACCGCCGACGCGCCTCCCTTCCTGGTGATCCAGGGAAGCCACGATACGCTCGTCTACGTCGAGGAGGCGCGCGAGTTCGTGCGGGTGCTCCGCGAGAAGAGTCAGGCGCCCGTCCACTACCTCGAGATGGAAGGCGCACAGCACGCCTTCGACATCTTCCACTCGGTGCGCAGCCAGTACGCGGTGCGCGCCGTGGTGTCCTTCCTCGAGAACGAGTACGCACGCTATCGCGAGCAGGCCGCGGCCTAG
- a CDS encoding beta-ketoacyl-[acyl-carrier-protein] synthase family protein: MPSDCRLSALGLVNALGDDAETVWKRLLEGQVTDALTQRDDFVVDRTLWVGAVTTPLPKIPASLAAYDCRNNAMALAALSQVEDAVRDAVQQFGAERVGVVMGTSTSGVSDAEIAIRRQLAGDGLDPSFDYAQLEFGGLASFVAEILGTRGPAYAMSTACSSGARALASARSLLRLGVCDAVVAGAADTLCGLTTNGFSALQALSPEPTNPCSVNRRGITLGEGAAVFLVTRDGPGPALLGVGESSEAHHMSAPEPTGAGAEASMRGALADAGLPSEAIGYLNLHGTGTPLNDRMECLAVDRVFGGALPVSSTKPLVGHTLGAAGAMEAAFCWLAVHQSRDAAAALPPHLWDGAADPELPTLHFVAPGESRDGASPLVAMTNSFGFGGNNCSLVLGTAE; encoded by the coding sequence ATGCCCTCGGACTGTCGGCTTTCGGCCCTTGGCCTCGTGAACGCGCTCGGCGACGACGCCGAGACCGTGTGGAAGCGCCTGCTCGAGGGGCAGGTCACCGACGCACTCACCCAACGCGACGATTTCGTCGTCGACCGCACGCTCTGGGTGGGCGCCGTGACGACGCCGCTGCCGAAGATTCCCGCGTCCCTCGCGGCCTACGACTGTCGCAACAACGCGATGGCGCTGGCGGCCCTGTCCCAGGTGGAAGACGCGGTACGCGACGCGGTGCAGCAGTTCGGCGCGGAGCGCGTCGGCGTCGTCATGGGCACGAGTACTTCCGGCGTCTCCGATGCCGAGATCGCGATCCGCCGGCAGCTCGCCGGCGACGGCCTCGACCCGAGCTTCGACTATGCCCAGCTCGAGTTCGGCGGGCTCGCCAGCTTCGTCGCCGAGATACTGGGGACGCGCGGCCCGGCCTACGCGATGTCGACCGCCTGCTCGTCGGGCGCGCGCGCCCTTGCCTCGGCGCGGTCGCTGCTTCGACTGGGCGTGTGCGACGCGGTGGTCGCCGGCGCCGCAGACACGCTCTGCGGCCTCACCACCAACGGTTTCTCGGCGCTCCAGGCGCTGTCGCCCGAGCCGACGAACCCCTGCAGCGTAAACCGACGGGGCATCACCCTGGGCGAGGGTGCGGCCGTCTTCCTGGTGACGCGCGATGGCCCGGGCCCGGCGCTGCTCGGCGTGGGCGAGTCGAGCGAGGCGCACCACATGTCGGCGCCGGAGCCGACGGGCGCCGGCGCGGAAGCGTCGATGCGCGGGGCGTTGGCCGATGCCGGCCTGCCCTCCGAAGCAATCGGCTACCTCAACCTCCACGGCACCGGCACGCCCCTGAACGACCGCATGGAGTGCCTGGCCGTCGACCGCGTGTTCGGCGGAGCGCTCCCGGTGAGCTCGACGAAGCCCCTGGTCGGACACACCCTGGGTGCCGCGGGCGCGATGGAAGCCGCCTTCTGTTGGTTGGCCGTCCACCAGAGCCGCGACGCGGCGGCCGCGCTGCCGCCGCACCTGTGGGACGGTGCCGCCGACCCGGAGCTCCCGACGCTGCACTTCGTCGCGCCCGGAGAGAGCCGCGACGGCGCGTCGCCGCTGGTCGCGATGACGAACTCCTTCGGCTTCGGCGGCAACAACTGTTCGCTCGTGCTGGGAACCGCCGAATGA
- a CDS encoding beta-ketoacyl synthase chain length factor yields the protein MSAEALRRASVRAWAAWAPGLEERGAWEAWCEKPEPLAAEGHPKAAFLPAMLRRRCSPLTRIILTAAFECVGEEALPNVRTVFASRHGSVNESIDMLGQIAQGSRLSPMRFSHTVHNAQAGLFCIAAQNREASSSLAGREDTFGCGYLEALGHLEREPERPVLLVMGDVQLAPDFATLVDEPPRSYAVAFLLARSADGTELQFDVAGGDPAPEFGWPHAAEFLRFLRSTDDALSVGRFHWRRI from the coding sequence ATGAGTGCCGAAGCCCTGCGACGCGCGTCGGTCCGGGCGTGGGCGGCCTGGGCGCCGGGCCTGGAAGAGCGCGGCGCCTGGGAGGCCTGGTGCGAGAAGCCCGAGCCGCTCGCCGCCGAAGGCCATCCGAAGGCCGCCTTCCTGCCGGCCATGCTGCGCCGTCGCTGCTCCCCGCTCACGCGGATCATCCTCACCGCCGCCTTCGAGTGCGTCGGCGAGGAAGCGCTTCCGAACGTTCGGACCGTGTTCGCTTCGCGGCACGGCAGTGTCAACGAATCGATCGACATGCTCGGACAGATCGCCCAGGGCTCGCGCTTGTCGCCCATGCGCTTCAGTCACACGGTCCACAACGCCCAGGCCGGCCTCTTCTGCATCGCCGCCCAGAACCGTGAGGCGTCGAGCTCACTGGCAGGACGCGAGGACACCTTCGGCTGCGGCTACCTCGAAGCCCTCGGACACCTGGAGCGCGAACCCGAGCGACCGGTGCTGCTGGTGATGGGCGACGTTCAGCTCGCGCCCGACTTCGCCACCCTCGTCGACGAGCCGCCGCGGTCCTACGCCGTGGCCTTCCTGCTGGCCCGCAGCGCCGACGGCACCGAGCTGCAGTTCGACGTCGCCGGCGGAGACCCCGCGCCCGAGTTCGGCTGGCCCCACGCAGCCGAGTTCCTGCGCTTCCTGCGCTCCACCGACGACGCGTTGTCCGTCGGACGCTTCCACTGGCGGCGGATCTAG
- a CDS encoding DUF1203 domain-containing protein produces the protein MRIHGIDSDQVQAWQAGALDAHQQVPVRRRADQAGLPCRHCLGPIEAGADFLVLSHRPFDTCQPYAEQGPILLHADACPAYTSDALPPLFARWNPLFLRAYGADDWIRYGDVRMCEGGQLLASAAPLLADPEVGRLQVRSIWGCFLFEIARS, from the coding sequence ATGCGGATTCATGGAATCGACAGCGACCAGGTCCAGGCCTGGCAAGCCGGTGCCCTCGACGCGCACCAGCAGGTGCCGGTGCGACGTCGCGCCGACCAGGCGGGGCTGCCCTGTCGCCACTGCCTGGGTCCGATCGAAGCCGGCGCCGACTTCCTGGTGCTCTCGCACCGTCCCTTTGACACCTGTCAGCCCTATGCCGAACAGGGACCGATCCTGCTGCACGCCGACGCCTGCCCGGCCTACACGTCGGACGCATTGCCGCCCCTGTTCGCGCGCTGGAACCCGCTCTTCCTCCGCGCCTACGGTGCCGACGACTGGATCCGCTACGGCGACGTGCGCATGTGCGAGGGAGGCCAGCTCCTGGCGAGCGCCGCACCGCTGCTCGCGGACCCCGAGGTCGGCCGGCTCCAGGTGCGATCGATCTGGGGCTGCTTCCTGTTCGAGATCGCGCGGAGCTAG